One segment of Streptomyces sp. NA02950 DNA contains the following:
- a CDS encoding pyridoxal phosphate-dependent aminotransferase — MPGFEARRLRGLVQSDIRRMSRESDRAGAINLGQGICDLPTPPAVAEAAKAAIDADRSVYSYPEGDLALREAIAAKLGRDNGIQARPDTEIVVTAGATGAYTTAVNALLDPGDGILLMEPYYGYHLNAAVVAGLEPHCLTLEPPGFAVTEDALRAALRPHTRAVVVCTPANPSGKMFGRAELEAVARVAHERDLLVITDEIYEYIRFDGRPHISPATVDGLWPRTVSIMGLSKTFSITGWRMGYAVAPAPLARAIALVNDLYYVCAPTPLQHGVTAGFGLPTTYFAGLATDYQRKRERLCEALAAAGTRPIVPQGAYYVLADVSDWGFPTAWEAAGVLVEHGKVASVPGSAFYQGPTGDQLLRFCFAKDDAVLDAACERIRRFQPSPALM, encoded by the coding sequence ATGCCGGGGTTTGAGGCACGGCGGCTGCGCGGACTGGTCCAGTCCGACATCCGGCGCATGAGCCGGGAGAGCGACCGGGCAGGCGCCATCAACCTCGGCCAGGGCATCTGTGATCTGCCCACCCCGCCCGCGGTCGCCGAGGCCGCGAAGGCCGCGATCGACGCCGACAGAAGCGTCTACTCCTACCCGGAGGGCGATCTCGCGCTGCGCGAGGCCATCGCCGCCAAGCTGGGCCGGGACAACGGTATCCAGGCGCGGCCGGACACCGAGATCGTGGTCACGGCGGGCGCCACCGGCGCGTACACCACGGCCGTCAACGCCCTGCTCGACCCGGGTGACGGCATCCTGCTGATGGAGCCCTATTACGGCTACCACCTCAACGCCGCGGTGGTGGCCGGGCTCGAACCGCACTGCCTCACACTCGAACCGCCCGGGTTCGCCGTCACCGAGGACGCGCTGCGGGCGGCGCTGCGCCCCCACACCCGCGCCGTGGTGGTGTGCACCCCGGCGAACCCCAGCGGCAAGATGTTCGGCCGGGCGGAGCTGGAGGCGGTGGCCCGTGTCGCGCACGAGCGCGATCTGCTGGTGATCACCGACGAGATCTACGAGTACATCCGCTTCGACGGCCGACCGCATATCTCGCCCGCCACCGTGGACGGACTCTGGCCGCGCACGGTCAGCATCATGGGGCTGTCGAAGACCTTCAGCATCACCGGCTGGCGCATGGGGTACGCGGTCGCGCCCGCACCGCTGGCCCGCGCCATCGCCCTCGTCAACGACCTGTACTACGTCTGCGCCCCGACCCCGCTGCAACACGGGGTGACCGCCGGATTCGGCCTGCCCACCACCTACTTCGCCGGACTCGCCACGGACTATCAGCGCAAGCGCGAGCGGCTGTGCGAGGCGCTGGCGGCGGCGGGCACCCGGCCCATCGTGCCCCAGGGCGCCTACTACGTCCTCGCCGATGTCTCCGACTGGGGCTTTCCCACGGCATGGGAGGCGGCGGGGGTACTCGTCGAACACGGCAAGGTGGCTTCCGTACCGGGCAGCGCCTTCTACCAGGGCCCGACCGGCGACCAACTGCTGCGCTTCTGCTTCGCCAAGGACGACGCCGTCCTCGACGCGGCCTGCGAGCGCATCCGTCGTTTCCAACCCAGCCCGGCGCTGATGTGA
- a CDS encoding UDP-glucuronic acid decarboxylase family protein — MASKRVLVTGGAGFIGSHLCERLLDEGHDVLCMDNLFTGQRRNIEHLLGHERFEFERHDVNEPFVVEADRIFHLACPASPVHYQRNPVRTVRTCVQGTMHALEAAREVGARLFIASTSEVYGDPAVHPQTEDYWGHVNPIGVRACYDEGKRCAEALAISYATQYGVQVRIARIFNTYGPRMHENDGRVVSNFIVQALRGEPLTLYGDGRQTRSFCYVDDLVEAAVRFMEADTDATPMNLGNPQESTIERIARAIKDLSNSRSETVLRPLPQDDPTRRCPDISRAGELLGWEPKTGLEEGLLRTIEDFARRLSLPEGALDTHDELEGMPHAGV, encoded by the coding sequence ATGGCGTCCAAGCGCGTTCTTGTCACCGGTGGTGCCGGGTTCATCGGATCCCACCTGTGCGAGCGACTACTCGACGAGGGCCATGACGTCCTGTGCATGGACAACCTCTTCACCGGACAACGACGCAATATCGAGCATCTGCTGGGCCACGAGCGCTTCGAGTTCGAACGGCACGACGTCAACGAGCCGTTCGTCGTGGAGGCCGACCGGATCTTCCACCTCGCCTGCCCGGCGTCGCCCGTGCACTACCAGCGCAACCCGGTGCGCACCGTCCGCACCTGTGTGCAGGGCACGATGCACGCCCTGGAGGCGGCCCGCGAGGTCGGCGCACGGCTGTTCATCGCCTCCACCTCCGAGGTCTACGGCGACCCCGCGGTGCATCCGCAGACCGAGGACTACTGGGGCCATGTGAACCCCATCGGGGTCCGTGCCTGCTACGACGAGGGCAAGCGCTGCGCCGAGGCCCTGGCGATCAGTTACGCGACGCAGTACGGCGTCCAGGTGCGCATCGCCCGCATCTTCAACACCTACGGCCCGCGTATGCACGAGAACGACGGCAGAGTGGTGTCGAACTTCATCGTGCAGGCGCTGCGCGGCGAGCCCCTCACCCTCTACGGAGACGGCCGTCAGACCCGGTCCTTCTGCTACGTCGACGATCTGGTGGAGGCGGCCGTCCGGTTCATGGAGGCGGACACCGACGCCACCCCGATGAACCTCGGCAACCCCCAGGAGTCCACCATCGAGCGGATCGCGCGGGCGATCAAGGACTTGAGCAACTCCCGCTCGGAGACGGTGCTGCGGCCGCTGCCCCAGGACGACCCGACCCGCCGTTGCCCGGACATCTCCCGGGCCGGTGAGCTCCTCGGCTGGGAACCCAAGACCGGTCTGGAGGAGGGGCTGCTCCGGACGATCGAGGACTTCGCGCGGCGGCTGTCCCTGCCCGAAGGGGCCCTTGACACCCACGACGAACTCGAAGGGATGCCCCATGCCGGGGTTTGA
- a CDS encoding thioesterase II family protein, with product MGTAEECGRWIRKLGSTGDPKARLILFPHAGGSANSYFQFARGFGELDVRGVQYPGRQDRRHEPFRDTIEELADEIAELIGEWNDLPVVLMGNSMGALVAFEVAHRMEARGNAASALFACGRVAPTLRKDEGTHRKGNDAFLREMALLGGMGHELLQDEEMLDLILPPMRADYRLAETYCASPEKRLSVPVHVHIGKADPKVTEAEAAEWKLSTTGEFTLDTHDGGHFFFTDNGDRLTDSINRSVDDVLAVNP from the coding sequence ATGGGTACCGCGGAAGAATGTGGTCGCTGGATTCGCAAACTGGGCTCCACCGGCGATCCCAAGGCCAGACTGATTCTCTTTCCTCACGCCGGTGGGTCGGCGAACTCCTACTTCCAGTTCGCTCGCGGCTTCGGTGAGTTGGACGTCCGCGGGGTCCAGTACCCCGGTCGGCAGGATCGTCGTCATGAGCCTTTCCGGGACACCATCGAGGAGCTGGCCGACGAGATCGCCGAACTCATCGGCGAGTGGAACGATCTGCCCGTCGTCCTGATGGGAAACAGCATGGGCGCACTGGTGGCCTTTGAAGTGGCCCACCGCATGGAGGCCAGAGGCAACGCCGCTTCGGCCCTCTTCGCCTGCGGCCGGGTGGCGCCGACACTGCGCAAGGACGAGGGAACGCACCGCAAGGGCAATGACGCCTTTCTCCGGGAGATGGCCCTGCTCGGCGGCATGGGGCATGAGCTGCTCCAGGACGAGGAGATGCTCGACCTCATCCTGCCCCCCATGCGGGCGGACTACCGGTTGGCGGAGACCTACTGTGCCTCGCCGGAGAAGCGGCTCTCCGTGCCGGTCCATGTGCACATCGGAAAGGCCGACCCCAAGGTGACCGAGGCCGAAGCGGCCGAGTGGAAGCTGAGCACCACCGGGGAGTTCACCCTCGACACCCATGACGGCGGCCACTTCTTCTTCACGGACAACGGCGACCGTCTGACGGATTCCATCAACAGGTCGGTGGACGATGTGCTGGCCGTGAACCCATGA
- a CDS encoding FAD-dependent oxidoreductase translates to MHRREVHVVIGAGVAGCLSAITRSRAGYQVVVLERESARSAGTYPVCTQTSNIVSENHSGAEYPFDPRSARDCLDGRIENERFFPELIYGGKTYSRIIASRSMMDDGHDIVGQCRANMRVIQSHYADRRAQDPADAVFGDPADICREIPTVPGVHDVAAAFLTPQRGMNPVLVSTVLDWELRSAGVDFREGSTVTSVTHRADGRYEVAYRGADGTPETVVADQVSLCAATAAFGMAKRLNPSIVFPKLFLALREILYVDLPDGTDKNFTCLKLEDSYGGMLSPLNNACAMIYHPPAAHIMNLVMDPETCAFPDEYVHYLAEGHPEKEKRAEWTLDRLREFYPELRRSTILGTYLKVAINTVSDSRVRRNMGVFDVRPGCTMSVLPKWTMCAVNARKEVTLALEHSVASGRLSADEARELAGHAMRPCLETLPAWAGDPQSITARAAAHAVNMNVPQVLAQRFAPPHAESASSRGTV, encoded by the coding sequence ATGCACCGCAGGGAAGTACACGTCGTCATCGGCGCCGGGGTGGCCGGCTGCCTCAGCGCGATCACCCGCAGCCGTGCCGGGTACCAGGTCGTGGTCCTGGAGCGGGAGAGCGCCCGCTCCGCCGGGACGTACCCGGTGTGCACCCAGACCAGCAACATCGTCAGCGAGAACCACAGCGGCGCGGAGTACCCCTTCGACCCGCGGAGCGCGCGCGACTGCCTCGACGGCCGGATCGAGAACGAACGCTTCTTCCCCGAGCTGATCTACGGCGGCAAGACCTACAGCCGCATCATCGCCTCGCGGAGCATGATGGACGACGGCCATGACATCGTCGGCCAGTGCCGCGCCAACATGCGCGTCATCCAGTCGCACTACGCCGACCGCCGCGCACAGGACCCGGCCGACGCCGTCTTCGGCGACCCGGCGGACATCTGCCGGGAGATCCCGACCGTGCCCGGCGTGCACGACGTCGCCGCCGCCTTCCTCACCCCCCAGCGGGGGATGAACCCGGTGCTCGTCTCCACCGTCCTGGACTGGGAGCTCAGGAGCGCCGGGGTCGACTTCCGCGAGGGCAGCACCGTCACCTCCGTGACCCACCGCGCCGACGGCCGGTACGAGGTGGCGTACCGCGGCGCCGACGGCACCCCGGAGACCGTGGTCGCGGACCAGGTCAGCCTGTGCGCGGCGACGGCGGCGTTCGGCATGGCGAAGCGGCTGAACCCGTCGATCGTGTTCCCGAAGCTGTTCCTGGCCCTGCGCGAGATCCTGTACGTGGACCTCCCGGACGGCACGGACAAGAACTTCACCTGCCTGAAGCTCGAGGACTCCTACGGCGGCATGCTCAGCCCGCTGAACAACGCCTGCGCGATGATCTACCACCCGCCCGCGGCCCACATCATGAACCTGGTGATGGACCCGGAGACCTGTGCGTTCCCCGACGAGTACGTCCACTACCTGGCGGAAGGCCACCCGGAGAAGGAGAAGCGGGCCGAGTGGACCCTCGACCGGCTCCGGGAGTTCTACCCCGAGCTGCGGCGTTCGACGATCCTGGGCACCTACCTCAAGGTCGCGATCAACACGGTCTCGGACTCGCGGGTCCGCCGGAACATGGGCGTGTTCGACGTGCGGCCCGGCTGCACGATGAGCGTCCTGCCCAAGTGGACGATGTGCGCGGTGAACGCCAGGAAGGAAGTGACGCTCGCCCTGGAGCACTCCGTGGCCTCCGGCCGTCTCTCCGCGGACGAGGCACGCGAACTGGCCGGGCACGCCATGCGGCCCTGCCTCGAGACCCTCCCCGCATGGGCCGGGGATCCACAGAGCATCACCGCCCGTGCGGCCGCGCACGCGGTGAACATGAACGTTCCCCAGGTGCTCGCCCAGCGCTTCGCCCCGCCGCACGCCGAATCCGCATCGTCCCGAGGGACCGTCTGA
- a CDS encoding SDR family NAD(P)-dependent oxidoreductase, translating into MSAKTIVITGAGMGIGAETARHLAAGNRLLLHYHSSAETALALQAELKPLCASVDVVAADLTTDDGCLSLFRTVSTQFDALDVLVNNAGGMIERQAVEDLDWRHLSDTFALNTFSAMRLTGLCTGLLRHGSNPCVVNVTSIAMRHGAPTATAYGAAKSALDAFTRGAANELAPHIRVNAVAPGIIDTRFHERVTSPEKMRQFVDSTPLKRAGTVVDVARTITFLIDNEFMTGETVDCNGGLSMR; encoded by the coding sequence GTGTCAGCCAAGACCATCGTCATCACCGGAGCCGGAATGGGCATCGGAGCCGAGACGGCCCGCCACCTGGCCGCGGGCAACCGGCTTCTGCTCCACTACCACTCCTCCGCCGAAACCGCCCTGGCCCTCCAGGCGGAACTGAAACCACTGTGCGCGAGCGTGGACGTGGTCGCGGCGGACCTGACGACCGACGACGGCTGTCTGAGCCTGTTCCGTACGGTCAGCACGCAGTTCGACGCCCTGGACGTCCTGGTGAACAACGCGGGCGGCATGATCGAGCGGCAGGCGGTCGAGGACCTGGACTGGCGGCACCTGTCCGACACCTTCGCGCTCAACACCTTCTCGGCCATGCGGCTCACGGGTCTGTGCACCGGACTCCTCCGGCACGGCAGCAACCCGTGCGTGGTGAACGTGACCTCCATCGCGATGCGCCACGGCGCGCCGACCGCGACCGCGTACGGGGCCGCCAAGTCCGCCCTGGACGCCTTCACCCGGGGCGCCGCGAACGAACTGGCGCCGCACATCCGGGTCAACGCCGTGGCGCCGGGGATCATCGACACACGGTTCCACGAGCGGGTCACCTCCCCGGAGAAGATGCGGCAGTTCGTCGACAGCACCCCGCTGAAGCGGGCCGGAACCGTCGTCGACGTCGCCCGCACCATCACCTTCCTCATCGACAACGAATTCATGACCGGCGAGACGGTCGACTGCAACGGCGGACTGTCGATGCGCTGA
- a CDS encoding MFS transporter — translation MTVERNPWHVLGALLVGFSLILLDMSVVAVANPAIMESLEADVSAVVWVTSAYLLTYAAPLLFTGRLGDRYGPKNVYLVGLVVFTLASLWCGVAGSIDMLIAARAVQGLGAALMTPQTMAVVTRIFPADKRGAAMGAWGGSAGVALLVGPVIGGLLVDSAGWEWIFLINVPIGVLAFVLAWKLVPTLETRPHKFDLLGIALSCGGMFLLVFGLQEGNNKNWSASIWLMIGAGLAVLVMFVVTQALNKGEPLLMLSLFRDRNFALANVGIAAMGAAVTAMTVPTYFYLEGVRGLSSMESALLFAPLAILTGACAPVVGKLSDTMHPRTFTTTGFVLFGLTIVAYSELMRPDSQLWMFSATAAVTGIGNGMVWGPLGAIATRNLPIHQSGAGSGVYNTNRQVGAVLGSAAVGALFVDRLGAHMPGMGGGGAHVEGSATAIPEMFKEPYSTALSETGLLPVGFLVLGAIACTLFIRFPSQETRKEGEEVAMQKVEEAS, via the coding sequence GTGACCGTTGAACGAAATCCGTGGCACGTTCTAGGCGCGCTGCTTGTCGGATTCTCCCTCATTTTGCTGGACATGAGCGTGGTGGCGGTGGCCAACCCCGCCATCATGGAGTCGCTCGAGGCCGATGTCTCCGCAGTGGTCTGGGTGACCAGCGCGTATCTGCTCACCTACGCGGCGCCGCTGCTGTTCACCGGACGGCTGGGCGACCGCTACGGCCCCAAGAACGTCTATCTCGTCGGCCTGGTGGTGTTCACGCTCGCCTCGCTGTGGTGCGGCGTGGCGGGGAGCATCGACATGCTGATCGCGGCCCGCGCGGTGCAGGGCCTCGGGGCCGCGCTGATGACCCCCCAGACCATGGCGGTGGTCACCCGGATCTTCCCCGCGGACAAGCGCGGTGCCGCGATGGGAGCGTGGGGCGGCTCCGCCGGTGTCGCCCTGCTGGTGGGTCCGGTCATCGGCGGCCTGCTGGTGGACTCCGCCGGCTGGGAGTGGATCTTCCTGATCAATGTGCCGATCGGTGTCCTCGCCTTTGTCCTGGCGTGGAAGCTGGTTCCGACCCTCGAGACCAGGCCCCACAAGTTCGACCTGCTCGGCATCGCGCTGTCCTGCGGGGGCATGTTCCTGCTGGTCTTCGGCCTCCAGGAGGGCAACAACAAGAACTGGTCGGCCAGTATCTGGTTGATGATCGGCGCGGGGCTGGCCGTGCTGGTGATGTTCGTCGTGACACAGGCCCTCAACAAGGGTGAACCCCTCCTGATGCTGAGCCTGTTCCGCGACCGCAACTTCGCGCTGGCGAACGTGGGGATCGCGGCCATGGGCGCCGCGGTGACCGCGATGACCGTGCCCACGTACTTCTACCTGGAAGGAGTGCGAGGGCTCTCCTCGATGGAGTCGGCCCTGCTCTTCGCGCCGCTGGCGATCCTGACCGGTGCCTGCGCCCCGGTCGTCGGCAAGCTGTCCGACACGATGCATCCGCGCACCTTCACCACCACCGGCTTTGTGCTGTTCGGCCTCACCATCGTCGCCTACAGCGAGTTGATGAGGCCGGACTCGCAGCTGTGGATGTTCTCTGCCACGGCTGCCGTGACCGGTATCGGCAACGGCATGGTGTGGGGCCCGCTGGGTGCCATCGCCACCCGCAACCTCCCCATCCACCAGTCCGGTGCGGGCTCGGGCGTCTACAACACCAATCGCCAGGTGGGCGCCGTGCTCGGCAGCGCCGCGGTCGGCGCGCTGTTCGTGGACCGGCTCGGCGCCCACATGCCGGGCATGGGAGGGGGCGGGGCCCACGTCGAGGGCAGCGCCACCGCGATTCCCGAGATGTTCAAGGAGCCCTACAGCACGGCGCTGAGCGAGACGGGTCTGCTGCCCGTCGGCTTCCTGGTGCTGGGGGCGATCGCCTGCACCCTGTTCATCCGCTTCCCGTCGCAGGAGACGCGGAAGGAGGGCGAGGAGGTCGCCATGCAGAAGGTCGAGGAAGCCAGTTGA
- a CDS encoding aminotransferase class I/II-fold pyridoxal phosphate-dependent enzyme, protein MKPSAGGAKHRNTPFVIKESSDRFNRAVQSNLMQVTIKGRNGKHVLLPDGRDVVEFVNCSYLGLDVHPSVIEASKSVDETWGMNFCCARSRFSIEPQRELEEELSELYRGRVITFPSTTAAHISVMPLLASGVLVDEDTTHRMCLIFDQFAHSSMQYLKPVVAAEATVETVRHNALDDLAQQVRQARERGEVPVYIADGIYSMGGLCPVRELLDLAERLDFSVYIDDAHGMTIFGDRGEGVVLSEVEGDVPDRLILTYSLSKGFGAYGGGLLVAGEWRERLIRSYGQIYAFSAAQTFQAVHACRAVVGLHRDGTVQQLQGALRERVTLFDELMGQQLPFSPIRMVPIGGEEDALRAGEWLLDEGYYVSVVFFPIVRRGAAQLRVCLAANHTPDDIRGLTAALRRVRTSSA, encoded by the coding sequence ATGAAACCGTCCGCAGGCGGCGCAAAGCACAGGAATACGCCGTTCGTTATCAAGGAGTCGTCCGACCGATTCAACCGCGCCGTCCAGAGCAACTTGATGCAGGTCACCATCAAGGGACGGAACGGCAAGCACGTGCTGCTGCCGGACGGCCGGGACGTGGTCGAGTTCGTCAACTGCTCCTACCTCGGCCTCGACGTCCACCCGAGCGTCATCGAGGCGTCGAAGTCCGTGGACGAGACCTGGGGCATGAACTTCTGCTGCGCCCGCTCCCGGTTCTCGATCGAGCCCCAGCGCGAGCTGGAGGAGGAGCTGTCGGAGCTCTACCGGGGACGGGTGATCACTTTTCCCTCGACGACGGCCGCGCACATCTCCGTGATGCCGCTGCTGGCCAGCGGTGTGCTGGTCGACGAGGACACCACACACCGGATGTGCCTGATCTTCGACCAGTTCGCGCACTCCTCCATGCAGTACCTCAAGCCCGTGGTGGCCGCGGAGGCGACCGTCGAGACCGTCCGGCACAACGCGCTGGACGACCTCGCGCAGCAGGTCCGCCAGGCGCGGGAGCGCGGTGAGGTGCCGGTCTACATCGCCGACGGCATCTACTCCATGGGCGGTCTCTGCCCGGTGCGGGAGTTGCTGGACCTGGCCGAACGGCTCGACTTCTCTGTGTACATCGACGACGCCCACGGCATGACCATCTTCGGCGACCGGGGCGAGGGCGTGGTGCTCAGCGAGGTCGAGGGCGACGTACCCGACCGGCTGATCCTCACCTACTCGCTGTCGAAGGGCTTCGGCGCCTACGGCGGCGGGCTGCTCGTCGCGGGGGAGTGGCGGGAGCGGCTGATCCGTTCCTACGGCCAGATCTACGCGTTCTCCGCGGCGCAGACCTTCCAGGCCGTGCACGCCTGCCGGGCCGTGGTGGGACTGCACCGAGACGGAACGGTTCAGCAGCTTCAGGGCGCGCTCCGCGAGCGCGTCACGCTCTTCGACGAACTGATGGGGCAACAGCTCCCCTTCAGCCCCATCCGCATGGTCCCCATCGGCGGGGAGGAGGACGCACTCCGGGCCGGTGAATGGCTCCTGGACGAGGGCTACTACGTCTCCGTCGTCTTCTTCCCCATCGTCCGGCGCGGCGCCGCGCAACTGCGGGTGTGCCTCGCGGCGAACCACACCCCGGACGACATCCGGGGCCTGACCGCCGCCTTGCGGCGGGTCCGAACGTCCTCCGCGTGA